Proteins encoded together in one Terriglobales bacterium window:
- a CDS encoding PP2C family protein-serine/threonine phosphatase, with translation MRRPFQSKAEPEPLRQPVPTVLPRIGSLDLAAQYCATPKGGDFYDFLEVGPGRMLVLLIDIAGERSQALAIAAAVQETIHQRGPELFRSHVLNESDAVTELTLEVNQTILSAAGGVRCASAFFGCYNEEMGIISYVNPGQVPALVRDPGGITMLETSGLPLGLFSHATHDAMVCALQPGAVLALTTRGLLGARARGEEYGLERLKASLAAAPKHGASEICGKLLADAGDYIEQGKKRRFLQHLGNRNGGDLPSINDMAVVALVHKGANTGQATAD, from the coding sequence ATGCGACGTCCTTTTCAGAGCAAAGCCGAACCGGAGCCATTGCGGCAACCCGTGCCCACTGTGCTTCCCCGCATCGGCTCACTTGATCTTGCCGCGCAGTATTGCGCCACTCCTAAGGGTGGAGATTTCTACGACTTCCTGGAAGTTGGACCCGGTCGTATGCTGGTCCTGCTGATCGATATAGCCGGCGAACGCAGTCAGGCTCTGGCCATCGCTGCTGCCGTGCAGGAAACCATCCACCAGCGTGGACCAGAGTTGTTCCGCTCCCATGTGCTGAATGAGTCGGATGCGGTAACCGAACTGACCCTTGAGGTCAACCAGACCATTCTTTCGGCGGCTGGCGGAGTGCGCTGTGCTTCCGCATTTTTTGGGTGCTACAACGAGGAAATGGGCATCATTTCTTATGTGAACCCGGGCCAGGTTCCAGCGTTAGTCCGGGACCCAGGCGGAATTACCATGCTGGAGACCAGCGGACTGCCGCTGGGTCTGTTTTCTCATGCCACCCACGACGCCATGGTTTGCGCCCTGCAGCCTGGCGCGGTTCTGGCACTGACCACCCGCGGCCTGCTGGGAGCCAGGGCCCGCGGTGAAGAGTATGGGCTCGAGCGTCTGAAAGCCAGCTTGGCTGCAGCTCCGAAGCATGGGGCTTCCGAGATCTGCGGCAAGCTGTTGGCTGATGCCGGAGATTACATCGAACAGGGTAAGAAACGCCGTTTTCTGCAGCACCTGGGCAACCGCAACGGGGGTGATCTCCCAAGTATCAATGACATGGCGGTTGTTGCCCTTGTCCACAAAGGTGCCAACACAGGTCAGGCCACCGCTGACTGA
- a CDS encoding AsmA family protein, whose product MRKILIAVAVVVGLLVIALIAVAVLVDANTFRPQIEAKLQQALGRKVTIGNIKFSPLSGALRADNITIADDPAFSNSPFIRAKSLQVGVEMGPLIQSRELRITSLTLVEPDVNLLQSADGKWNFSSIGKTAGTQAAPSSKAGTQTKQPQGPAPPASREAFSVEALKIQNGRVTVGRAGSKPHSYSDVDLDAKGLAPGAAIPFTLTATAPGGGKVKLEGKAGPLDSQDAAMTPLQAALNISDLNLTSSGFFPPDSGISGILDYSGNLNSENGNLHSQGTVKTQKLRMVKNGSPTNLPVSLDYAANYDMRRLGGVIQKGDVHAGNLLAHVTGTYDARGTSTVLNMNFNGRAMPMQDIANLLPAFGVTLPAGSSLQGGTVTTNLNLTGPVDRLVTTGRIEMNNAKLSGFSMGSQLATVAQFAGVQKSNDTTIQTMSANLRIAPDGTKADNINLIVAELGAVTGAGTVSPTDNLNFHMVAKLNTAAGSTLGGLASLAGASGKTPDTLPFRIAGTTSRPEFIPDVGSLVGSTLSQQLSQRLSQGQGTQQQNQQQDAVQGLVQGLLGGGKKKGR is encoded by the coding sequence ATGCGCAAAATTCTGATTGCTGTTGCTGTTGTTGTTGGGCTGCTGGTTATCGCCCTGATTGCGGTAGCGGTGCTGGTCGACGCGAACACCTTCCGGCCGCAAATCGAAGCCAAGTTGCAGCAGGCTCTGGGCCGGAAAGTCACGATCGGCAACATCAAATTTTCGCCGCTCTCCGGCGCTTTGCGAGCGGACAACATCACCATCGCTGACGACCCCGCTTTCAGCAACTCCCCGTTCATTCGCGCGAAATCGCTACAGGTGGGCGTGGAGATGGGTCCGCTGATCCAGTCACGCGAGCTCCGGATTACTTCCTTGACCCTGGTAGAACCCGACGTAAACCTGTTGCAATCAGCTGACGGAAAATGGAATTTCTCCAGCATCGGCAAAACTGCGGGAACGCAAGCGGCGCCATCTTCGAAAGCCGGAACTCAGACCAAGCAGCCTCAGGGACCAGCCCCGCCCGCGTCGCGCGAAGCATTCAGTGTCGAGGCGCTGAAAATTCAGAATGGGCGGGTTACGGTGGGGCGCGCTGGTAGCAAGCCGCACTCTTATAGCGACGTGGACCTGGACGCCAAAGGGCTGGCTCCGGGCGCAGCCATTCCGTTCACCCTGACCGCCACAGCGCCGGGCGGGGGAAAGGTGAAGTTGGAAGGCAAGGCGGGTCCTCTGGATTCGCAGGATGCTGCCATGACGCCGCTTCAGGCAGCTCTGAACATCAGCGACCTGAACTTGACCTCCAGTGGCTTCTTTCCTCCTGATTCGGGCATCTCCGGAATCCTCGACTACTCTGGCAATCTCAACTCGGAGAACGGAAACCTGCATTCTCAAGGAACGGTGAAGACGCAAAAGCTTCGCATGGTGAAAAACGGCAGTCCGACCAATCTTCCGGTGTCTTTGGACTACGCGGCCAACTACGACATGCGGCGGCTGGGCGGCGTGATCCAGAAGGGCGATGTGCACGCTGGAAACCTGCTGGCCCATGTCACTGGAACTTACGACGCTCGCGGTACATCCACGGTGCTGAACATGAATTTCAATGGCCGTGCTATGCCGATGCAGGACATTGCCAATCTGCTGCCGGCATTCGGAGTCACTCTGCCCGCGGGGTCTTCACTGCAGGGCGGCACGGTGACCACGAATCTCAATCTCACCGGCCCAGTGGACCGGCTGGTCACGACCGGCAGAATAGAGATGAACAACGCCAAGCTCAGCGGGTTCAGCATGGGTTCGCAGCTGGCGACTGTGGCCCAGTTTGCGGGAGTTCAGAAGAGCAACGACACTACGATCCAGACCATGAGCGCCAACCTGCGGATCGCTCCTGATGGAACGAAGGCCGACAATATCAACCTGATTGTGGCGGAGCTGGGCGCAGTCACCGGGGCGGGCACGGTGAGCCCGACCGACAACCTGAACTTCCACATGGTGGCCAAGCTGAACACGGCGGCGGGCAGCACACTAGGCGGTCTGGCGTCTCTTGCTGGCGCGAGCGGGAAAACACCGGACACGCTGCCCTTCCGCATTGCCGGTACAACCTCGCGTCCGGAGTTTATCCCGGACGTCGGCAGCCTCGTGGGTAGCACATTGTCTCAGCAACTCTCGCAGCGGCTCAGCCAGGGACAAGGCACCCAACAGCAGAACCAGCAGCAAGACGCAGTCCAGGGGCTGGTTCAAGGCCTGCTGGGGGGAGGAAAGAAAAAAGGTCGATGA
- a CDS encoding DinB family protein → MEDEQIKSLREHLLEILRGGGAHLTPDEVVESIPAALRGLRAGSFEHSPWELLEHMRIAQWDIYQFSINPKHKSPEWPEGYWPEKPAPASPAAWSKSVKQFLGDLRDMQQLVSKSSTDLFAPIPHGSGQTILREALLLADHNAYHLGQMVAVRKALEKV, encoded by the coding sequence ATGGAAGACGAGCAAATCAAAAGCCTGCGTGAGCACCTGCTGGAAATTCTCCGCGGCGGCGGCGCACATCTCACTCCCGACGAAGTGGTGGAGAGCATTCCAGCAGCCTTGCGAGGTCTCCGTGCCGGCAGTTTCGAGCACTCACCCTGGGAGTTGCTGGAGCACATGCGCATTGCACAGTGGGACATCTATCAATTCAGCATCAATCCCAAACACAAATCGCCGGAATGGCCAGAGGGATACTGGCCGGAAAAGCCGGCGCCTGCCAGCCCTGCCGCGTGGAGCAAAAGCGTGAAACAGTTTCTGGGAGACCTTAGAGACATGCAGCAGCTGGTGTCGAAGTCTTCCACAGATCTGTTCGCGCCGATTCCCCACGGAAGCGGGCAAACCATCCTGCGCGAAGCACTGCTATTGGCCGATCACAACGCGTATCACTTGGGTCAGATGGTGGCGGTCCGCAAGGCGCTTGAAAAGGTGTAG
- a CDS encoding DUF971 domain-containing protein, with protein MSTPRDPRATIPQAVKVNVSSGSGMDIDWKDGHHSHYTFQYLRDACPCALCDDDRQKAGREPGEPVKPAPGALPMFKPALKPTHTEGVGKYAIRFVWNDGHEHGIYSWEFLREFCPCAECSAARATAKIPGSVPTRTTPH; from the coding sequence ATGTCCACCCCACGCGATCCTCGGGCCACGATTCCCCAGGCGGTGAAGGTGAACGTCTCCAGCGGCTCCGGCATGGACATCGACTGGAAGGATGGCCATCACAGCCACTACACCTTTCAGTACCTGCGCGACGCCTGTCCCTGTGCCCTATGCGATGACGACCGCCAGAAAGCCGGACGAGAGCCGGGAGAACCAGTCAAACCCGCTCCCGGTGCGCTCCCCATGTTCAAGCCGGCGCTGAAGCCCACACATACCGAGGGTGTGGGCAAGTACGCCATCCGCTTTGTCTGGAATGATGGTCACGAGCATGGCATCTATTCGTGGGAATTTCTGCGTGAATTCTGTCCCTGCGCGGAGTGTTCTGCTGCTCGCGCCACGGCCAAAATCCCCGGGTCCGTTCCCACGCGCACTACGCCGCACTAA
- the rpmB gene encoding 50S ribosomal protein L28, which yields MAQVCDVCGKGPQFGNNISHAHNVSKRRWNVNLHPVRAKVNGQTKKMRVCTVCLKSGKVVKA from the coding sequence ATGGCACAAGTATGTGATGTGTGCGGCAAGGGGCCGCAGTTTGGTAACAATATCAGTCACGCGCACAACGTGAGCAAGCGCCGCTGGAACGTGAACCTGCATCCGGTGCGCGCCAAGGTCAACGGACAGACGAAGAAGATGCGGGTGTGCACCGTCTGTTTGAAGAGCGGCAAAGTCGTCAAGGCATAG
- a CDS encoding RidA family protein, with product MKQVIATREAPQAIGPYSQAIKAGGLLFTSGQIAIDPATGQVLNGTIAEQTERVLRNINALLWAAGTEMDRVIKTTVYLKNMSDFAAMNEVYARFFSQNPPARSTVEAARLPREVLVEIDVIALA from the coding sequence ATGAAGCAGGTCATCGCCACCAGGGAGGCGCCTCAGGCTATCGGGCCCTATTCGCAGGCTATCAAGGCAGGCGGCCTGTTATTCACTTCCGGCCAAATCGCCATTGATCCTGCGACCGGTCAGGTTCTCAACGGCACCATCGCCGAGCAGACCGAGCGTGTGCTGCGCAACATCAACGCTCTGCTGTGGGCGGCGGGGACGGAGATGGATCGCGTCATCAAGACCACCGTCTACCTGAAGAACATGTCGGATTTCGCCGCGATGAATGAGGTTTACGCCCGCTTCTTTTCGCAGAATCCTCCCGCTCGATCTACGGTGGAGGCGGCACGCCTGCCAAGAGAGGTTCTGGTGGAGATCGATGTGATCGCGCTGGCGTGA